In one Desulfoferula mesophila genomic region, the following are encoded:
- a CDS encoding molybdopterin-dependent oxidoreductase produces the protein MDGNKAPNVKGVDSPGRRTVYSLCGMCAVRCPIQVEVQDGRVVWIQGNPNDKTMGTSLCAKGAAAIAFENDDERPQYPLIRTGARGGGQWRRASWDEALDYIAEKLQGVIDKFGGKGIAFSDRGGPFADLQKTFVKSLGSPNYFNHDCTCGRNAQHASQSLFGMGRKGLGMDIKNTKHLVLYGRNMIESLQVKEVKDFMDALGKGAKCTYIDVRATLTASKASRFWMIRPNTEYALNLAFIHVVLAENLYDADFVKKWVVGLDELRESVKETTPEWAEKMTGVPAGEIKAAIREIAADRPNVIFHLGWMTARHRQSFYTSRTAHILNALMGNIEQTGGLIIAKGTGDYGLKGLNKLDQRAPKVEDPRVDGVGTKFKHFDKGPGLMHLLFPAILSGEPYPMGAYIAYRHDPLTSLPDPDVMKQALDKLDLIVSIDVNYSETAWYADVILPEATFLERGSIIAEKKGAKPNLQLRDQCISPRFDSRPAWWIFREILRRLGKSEPLEFETLEDIWAYQLEGTDVSLEELRSKGVLGLVSKEERRDRDTGLGFKTASGKVEMISPALDEAGLPSLAPFYDPPANEPGQFNLVFGRVAYHNHAHTMNNPLLNELMSENALWINKATGGELGIGDGDTIEVKSNGYSTKGKVRLTEFIHPEAAFMVHGFGRTVPLQTRTYGKGMADQRLMKGKLTSYDPAGGGNCLTETVISVKKA, from the coding sequence ATGGACGGCAACAAAGCTCCTAACGTCAAAGGGGTGGACAGCCCCGGACGCAGGACGGTCTATAGCCTTTGCGGGATGTGCGCGGTGCGCTGCCCCATTCAGGTGGAGGTGCAAGACGGTCGAGTGGTTTGGATTCAGGGCAATCCCAACGACAAGACCATGGGCACCAGCCTTTGCGCCAAGGGCGCGGCGGCCATCGCCTTTGAGAACGACGACGAGCGGCCCCAATATCCCCTGATCCGCACCGGGGCCCGGGGCGGCGGCCAATGGCGCCGGGCCAGCTGGGACGAGGCCCTGGACTACATCGCCGAAAAGCTGCAAGGGGTCATCGACAAGTTCGGCGGCAAGGGCATCGCCTTTTCCGACCGGGGCGGCCCCTTTGCCGACCTGCAAAAGACTTTCGTGAAATCCCTGGGTTCGCCCAACTATTTCAACCACGACTGTACCTGCGGCCGCAACGCTCAGCACGCCAGCCAGAGCCTGTTCGGCATGGGGCGCAAGGGCCTGGGCATGGACATCAAGAACACCAAGCATTTGGTGCTCTACGGCCGCAACATGATCGAGTCGCTGCAGGTAAAAGAGGTCAAGGACTTCATGGACGCCCTGGGCAAGGGCGCCAAGTGCACCTACATCGACGTGCGGGCCACCCTCACCGCCTCCAAGGCCAGCCGCTTTTGGATGATCCGGCCCAACACCGAGTACGCCCTCAACCTGGCCTTTATCCACGTGGTGCTGGCCGAAAACCTCTACGACGCCGATTTCGTCAAAAAGTGGGTCGTGGGCCTGGATGAGCTGCGGGAGTCCGTAAAGGAAACCACCCCCGAATGGGCCGAGAAGATGACCGGCGTGCCCGCCGGGGAGATCAAGGCGGCCATCCGCGAGATCGCCGCCGACCGGCCCAACGTCATCTTCCACCTGGGCTGGATGACCGCCCGGCACCGCCAGTCCTTCTACACCAGCCGCACCGCCCATATCCTCAACGCGCTCATGGGCAACATCGAGCAGACCGGCGGGCTGATCATCGCCAAGGGCACCGGCGACTACGGCTTGAAGGGCCTGAACAAGCTGGACCAGCGCGCCCCCAAGGTGGAGGACCCCCGGGTGGACGGCGTGGGCACCAAGTTCAAGCACTTCGACAAGGGTCCGGGGCTCATGCACCTGTTGTTCCCGGCCATCCTGAGCGGCGAGCCCTATCCCATGGGGGCCTACATCGCCTACCGCCACGACCCCCTGACCAGCCTGCCCGACCCGGACGTCATGAAGCAGGCCCTGGACAAGCTGGACCTGATCGTCTCCATCGACGTGAACTATTCGGAAACCGCCTGGTATGCCGACGTGATCCTGCCCGAGGCCACCTTCCTGGAGCGGGGCAGCATCATCGCCGAGAAGAAGGGCGCCAAGCCCAACCTGCAGCTCCGCGACCAGTGCATCTCGCCGCGTTTCGACAGCCGGCCCGCCTGGTGGATCTTCCGCGAGATTCTAAGGCGCCTGGGCAAGAGCGAGCCCCTGGAGTTCGAAACCCTGGAGGACATCTGGGCCTACCAGTTGGAGGGCACCGACGTAAGCCTGGAGGAGCTGCGCTCCAAGGGCGTGCTGGGCCTGGTGAGCAAGGAGGAACGGCGCGACCGCGACACCGGCCTGGGCTTCAAGACCGCCTCGGGCAAGGTCGAGATGATCAGCCCGGCACTGGACGAGGCCGGCCTGCCCAGCCTGGCCCCCTTCTACGATCCCCCGGCCAACGAGCCGGGCCAGTTCAACCTGGTGTTCGGCCGGGTGGCCTATCACAACCACGCCCACACCATGAACAACCCCCTGCTCAACGAGCTGATGAGCGAAAACGCCCTGTGGATCAACAAGGCCACCGGCGGGGAGTTGGGCATCGGCGACGGCGACACCATCGAGGTGAAATCCAACGGCTACAGCACCAAGGGCAAGGTGAGGCTCACCGAGTTCATCCACCCCGAGGCGGCCTTCATGGTTCACGGCTTCGGGCGCACCGTGCCCCTGCAGACCCGCACCTATGGCAAGGGCATGGCCGACCAGAGGCTGATGAAGGGCAAGCTGACCTCCTATGACCCCGCCGGGGGAGGCAACTGCCTCACCGAAACGGTGATCTCGGTCAAGAAGGCTTAA
- a CDS encoding lipid-binding SYLF domain-containing protein, whose translation MRKHTSALTCLLASLTLLVALAVVPAFAGEKDTAVLKVDEASVVVQKMMGTEDKGVARDLLKKAKAVGIFPGVFKAGFILGGEGGTGVILARNAKGAWSGPAFYTIAGASVGLQIGASSTDFMMMIMTDNGLKGILKGHAKLGGDASVAAGPLGRSASGGSNFAGKDSDIYSYSMSAGAFAGVSLNGAGLEFDQKRSDAYYGKVYTPEQILVQHKAMAPGSAQKLIAELNKYAK comes from the coding sequence ATGCGAAAACACACCAGCGCCCTCACCTGCCTGTTGGCCAGCTTGACCCTGCTCGTGGCCCTGGCGGTGGTTCCGGCCTTTGCCGGCGAAAAAGACACCGCGGTCCTGAAGGTGGACGAGGCTTCGGTGGTGGTCCAGAAGATGATGGGCACCGAGGATAAAGGCGTGGCCCGCGACCTGCTAAAGAAGGCTAAGGCCGTGGGCATCTTCCCCGGCGTGTTCAAGGCCGGCTTCATCCTGGGCGGCGAGGGCGGCACGGGCGTGATCCTGGCCCGCAACGCCAAGGGCGCCTGGAGCGGACCCGCCTTCTATACCATTGCCGGTGCCAGCGTGGGCCTGCAGATCGGCGCTTCCTCCACCGACTTCATGATGATGATCATGACCGACAACGGCCTTAAGGGCATCCTCAAGGGCCATGCCAAGCTGGGCGGCGACGCCAGCGTGGCCGCCGGTCCCCTGGGCCGCTCCGCCAGTGGCGGCAGCAACTTCGCGGGCAAGGACAGCGACATCTACTCCTACTCCATGAGCGCCGGCGCCTTTGCCGGGGTTTCCCTGAACGGCGCGGGCCTGGAGTTCGACCAGAAGCGCAGCGACGCCTACTATGGCAAGGTCTACACCCCCGAGCAGATCCTGGTGCAGCACAAGGCCATGGCTCCCGGCTCGGCTCAGAAGCTCATCGCCGAGCTGAACAAGTACGCCAAGTAA
- a CDS encoding alkaline phosphatase family protein, with protein MSILKRLFSREPQKKRIFVLSMDGISLPFAQKAGGGGLMPNLGHILAQGASAGLTSTLPTVPTVAWTNYMTGVNPGKHGVFGLVERHPDPFSVIIPSSMDIKAPTLWETLGRGGVKVGVMNVPMTFPPKKVNGFMVSGFLSPDLSQATYPVELAPRLMEMDYRIEADVGLAAEEMDFFLAELGEAMSRRFKAAFQLMREDDWEFFQLHLTGTDHINRLFWDAWEQGGENRGQRMAAFYRLLDGYLGELTELLPPSCPLVLVSGYGTTRCRGSVYLNQWLEANGYLLFGKGKKELKNLHGDSKAYSLIPGRVYLNLEGREQKGSVAQGRPYEDLREELIHRLSGLEHPETGEPLVAKVHRREELYSGPQLAKAPDLVVEAVQGYELKANLGVSGLLAEPERPGCPSRNDALFYISGIKEGLKPEPHRLEDLAPTLLALLGLNAPPSLDGQSLL; from the coding sequence GTGAGTATACTCAAACGCCTTTTCAGCCGCGAACCGCAGAAAAAGCGTATTTTCGTTTTGTCCATGGATGGGATCAGCCTGCCCTTCGCCCAAAAGGCCGGAGGTGGCGGCCTGATGCCCAACCTGGGGCACATCCTGGCCCAGGGGGCCAGCGCCGGGCTGACCTCCACCCTGCCCACGGTTCCCACCGTGGCCTGGACCAACTACATGACCGGGGTGAATCCGGGCAAGCACGGGGTGTTCGGCCTGGTGGAGCGCCACCCGGACCCCTTCTCGGTGATCATCCCCTCCTCCATGGACATCAAGGCCCCCACCCTGTGGGAGACTCTGGGCCGGGGCGGAGTCAAGGTGGGGGTGATGAACGTGCCCATGACCTTCCCCCCCAAGAAGGTCAACGGCTTCATGGTCAGCGGGTTTTTGAGCCCCGACCTGTCCCAGGCCACCTACCCGGTGGAGCTGGCCCCCCGGCTCATGGAGATGGATTACCGCATCGAGGCCGACGTGGGCCTGGCCGCCGAGGAGATGGACTTCTTCCTGGCCGAGCTGGGCGAGGCCATGAGCCGCCGCTTCAAGGCCGCCTTCCAGCTCATGCGCGAGGACGACTGGGAGTTTTTCCAGCTGCACCTCACCGGCACGGACCACATCAACCGGTTGTTCTGGGACGCCTGGGAGCAGGGCGGCGAGAACCGGGGCCAGCGTATGGCCGCGTTCTATCGCCTTCTGGACGGCTATCTGGGCGAGCTCACCGAGCTGCTTCCCCCCTCCTGCCCCCTGGTGCTGGTGAGCGGCTACGGCACGACCCGCTGCCGGGGCTCGGTGTATCTGAACCAGTGGCTGGAGGCCAACGGCTACCTCTTGTTCGGCAAGGGCAAGAAGGAGCTCAAGAACCTGCACGGCGACAGCAAGGCCTACAGCCTCATTCCCGGCCGGGTCTATCTGAACCTGGAGGGGCGGGAGCAAAAGGGCAGCGTGGCCCAGGGCCGGCCCTACGAGGACCTGCGCGAGGAGCTGATCCACCGCCTCAGCGGCCTGGAGCACCCCGAGACCGGCGAGCCCCTGGTGGCCAAGGTGCACCGCCGCGAGGAGCTTTACTCCGGGCCGCAGCTGGCCAAGGCTCCGGACCTGGTGGTGGAGGCGGTGCAGGGCTATGAGCTCAAGGCCAACCTGGGGGTGAGCGGCCTGCTGGCCGAGCCCGAGCGGCCCGGCTGCCCCAGCCGAAACGACGCCCTGTTCTACATCAGCGGGATCAAGGAGGGCCTCAAGCCCGAGCCTCACCGCCTGGAGGACTTGGCCCCCACCCTGCTGGCCCTGCTGGGCCTCAACGCGCCCCCCAGCCTGGACGGCCAAAGCCTGTTATGA
- a CDS encoding alkaline phosphatase family protein, protein MNRPRAAVIGLDCLEPSLVFERFAGRLPHLEELMNRGRWGRLASTIPPITVPAWMCMATGQDPGQLGVYGFRNRREPSYGPLATASAQWVQAPRLWDLATAAGLTSVVLGWPLTYPAAPLKGAMVSGPLTPEGAVDGVWPPSLAPRLSRWAGGEYLYDVKEFRTAPREELFARLEQMARRRFAVARGLYRLYEPDLFMMVEMSSDRLQHAFWAEPTRLAEHYQLLDSLVGELLACLEPDTLVLVVSDHGARPLEGGLALNQWLRRQGYLKLKRPPEGPAPLSPEMVDWPRTQAWADGGYYGRVYLNLAGREPSGAVPPGEAPELLARLSAELMALAGPDGRPLGNRVYRPGEIYLETRGLPPELIVYPGDLGWRALATVWPTEEPLFTAGNDTGPDGANHAAHGMLIAAPAAKGRLDQAGREVSGARLYDVFESLRGHLELPPGRSGPGLAWDWLK, encoded by the coding sequence ATGAACCGCCCCCGAGCGGCGGTGATCGGCCTGGACTGCCTGGAGCCCTCCCTGGTCTTCGAGCGCTTCGCGGGCCGCCTGCCCCACCTGGAAGAGCTGATGAACCGGGGCCGCTGGGGGAGGCTGGCCAGCACCATCCCGCCCATCACCGTGCCCGCCTGGATGTGCATGGCCACCGGCCAGGATCCCGGCCAGCTGGGCGTCTACGGCTTCCGCAACCGCCGCGAGCCCTCCTACGGCCCCCTGGCCACCGCCTCCGCCCAATGGGTGCAAGCGCCGCGCCTGTGGGATCTGGCCACCGCCGCCGGGCTCACCTCGGTGGTGCTGGGCTGGCCCCTCACCTACCCCGCCGCCCCGCTCAAGGGGGCCATGGTCAGCGGGCCGCTGACCCCCGAAGGGGCCGTGGACGGGGTGTGGCCCCCCAGCCTGGCCCCCCGCCTGAGCCGTTGGGCCGGGGGTGAGTACCTCTACGACGTCAAGGAGTTCCGCACCGCCCCCCGCGAGGAGCTTTTCGCCCGGCTGGAGCAGATGGCCCGGCGACGCTTCGCCGTGGCCCGGGGCCTCTACCGCCTGTACGAGCCCGACCTGTTCATGATGGTGGAGATGTCCTCGGACCGCTTGCAGCACGCCTTTTGGGCCGAGCCAACGCGCCTGGCCGAGCACTACCAACTGCTGGACTCCCTGGTGGGCGAGCTGCTGGCCTGCCTGGAGCCGGACACGCTGGTGCTGGTGGTCAGCGACCACGGGGCCCGGCCCCTGGAGGGCGGCCTGGCCCTGAACCAGTGGCTGCGCCGCCAGGGCTACCTCAAGCTCAAGCGCCCGCCGGAGGGCCCCGCCCCCCTGAGCCCGGAGATGGTGGATTGGCCCCGCACCCAGGCCTGGGCCGACGGCGGCTACTATGGGCGGGTCTACCTGAACCTGGCCGGGCGCGAGCCCTCGGGCGCGGTGCCGCCGGGCGAGGCCCCGGAGCTGCTGGCCCGCCTGAGCGCCGAGCTCATGGCCCTGGCCGGGCCGGACGGCCGCCCCCTGGGCAACCGGGTGTACCGGCCCGGGGAAATCTACCTCGAGACCAGGGGCCTGCCCCCGGAGCTGATCGTCTATCCCGGCGACCTGGGCTGGCGGGCCCTGGCCACGGTGTGGCCCACCGAAGAGCCCCTGTTCACCGCGGGCAACGACACCGGCCCGGACGGGGCCAACCACGCCGCCCATGGGATGCTCATCGCCGCCCCGGCCGCCAAAGGCCGCCTGGACCAAGCGGGGCGGGAAGTCAGCGGGGCCCGCTTGTACGACGTCTTCGAGAGCCTGCGCGGCCACCTGGAGCTGCCTCCGGGCCGATCCGGACCGGGACTGGCGTGGGACTGGCTGAAATAA
- a CDS encoding M48 family metalloprotease: MLFAQIIAFVLVLAVFEAYQPGPPQLSATESYLASAALAALLWLAARLAVSMHFSRLRGPRPPADPAKSGRRLVTKLHLAAIVCLLLITTLAELKVHLLGWPGMATWESLRGLAALGLYLLLLTVVYGAAYRLERAVGLGGLGRRDYINGQLRLVAPVVFPWLAVSLVQDLISHAWPAAGAWLATGLGNLVYLLCFILALSLLFPVLVKHWWGCAPLEPGRVRQVSQTVLEHTGVKVGGILSWPLMGGRLLTAGVLGLLPRLRYLLITPALAEALDNRELAAVVAHEAGHVAHRHLWFYLMFFAGLFLAAYALAEPLALLLGGLVWWLAGSAWGVGILGAQGAEGAFSILAALPLLALLVVYLRLVMGFFMRHFERQADFYSLRVMGEAAPLSAALEKIAFMSGDTRDVPSWHHFSIAQRVRALEAAQADPRRVAAQARLIRRGLGVFFLGLALVVGGGLATESLGLDASLRQATLERILVSELERNPRDARLQMQMGILLYERGQERRSLEHLRRAAALAPRDPEVLNGLAWFLATAQDPALRRPSQAVALAQKAVALAPLPHIWDTLAEAYFAAGQPQRAVAAARAALAARPDERHEYYQAQLRRFLSAAQGARP, from the coding sequence ATGCTGTTCGCCCAGATCATAGCCTTCGTCCTGGTCCTGGCCGTTTTCGAGGCCTACCAGCCCGGTCCGCCCCAGCTCAGCGCCACGGAAAGCTACCTGGCCTCGGCGGCCCTGGCCGCCCTGTTGTGGCTGGCGGCGCGCCTGGCGGTGAGCATGCACTTCAGCCGCCTGCGGGGCCCCCGCCCCCCGGCCGACCCGGCCAAGAGCGGACGACGTCTGGTCACCAAGCTGCATTTGGCGGCCATCGTCTGCCTGCTTTTGATCACCACCCTGGCCGAGCTCAAGGTCCACCTGCTGGGTTGGCCGGGCATGGCCACCTGGGAGAGCCTCCGGGGCCTGGCCGCCCTGGGGCTCTACCTGCTGCTCCTGACCGTGGTCTACGGCGCCGCCTACCGTTTGGAGCGGGCGGTGGGCCTGGGGGGCCTGGGGCGGCGCGACTACATCAACGGCCAGCTGCGCCTGGTGGCCCCGGTGGTCTTCCCCTGGCTGGCCGTGAGCCTGGTGCAGGACCTCATCTCCCACGCCTGGCCCGCGGCCGGGGCCTGGCTGGCCACCGGCCTGGGCAACCTGGTCTATCTGCTGTGCTTTATCCTGGCCCTGTCGTTGTTGTTCCCGGTGCTGGTCAAACACTGGTGGGGCTGCGCCCCCCTGGAGCCCGGCCGGGTGCGCCAGGTGTCCCAGACCGTGCTGGAGCACACCGGGGTGAAGGTGGGCGGCATCCTAAGCTGGCCCCTGATGGGCGGGCGCCTTTTGACCGCCGGGGTGCTGGGCCTGTTGCCCCGGCTGCGCTATCTGCTCATCACCCCGGCGCTGGCCGAGGCCCTGGACAACCGGGAGCTGGCCGCCGTGGTGGCCCACGAGGCGGGCCACGTGGCCCATCGCCACCTGTGGTTTTATCTCATGTTCTTCGCGGGCCTGTTTTTGGCCGCCTATGCCCTGGCCGAGCCCCTGGCCCTGCTCTTGGGCGGCCTGGTGTGGTGGCTGGCGGGCAGCGCCTGGGGCGTGGGGATTCTGGGCGCCCAGGGGGCGGAGGGGGCCTTCAGCATCCTGGCCGCCCTGCCCCTGCTGGCCCTGTTGGTGGTCTACCTGCGCCTGGTCATGGGCTTTTTCATGCGCCACTTCGAGCGCCAGGCCGACTTCTACTCCCTCAGGGTCATGGGCGAGGCCGCGCCCCTGAGCGCCGCCCTGGAAAAAATCGCCTTCATGTCCGGCGACACCCGCGACGTGCCCTCCTGGCATCACTTTTCCATCGCCCAGCGGGTGCGGGCCCTGGAGGCGGCCCAGGCCGATCCCCGGCGGGTAGCGGCCCAGGCCCGGCTCATCCGCCGGGGCTTGGGGGTGTTCTTCCTGGGCCTGGCCTTGGTGGTGGGCGGCGGCCTGGCCACCGAGAGCCTGGGCCTGGACGCCTCGCTGCGCCAGGCCACCCTGGAGCGCATCCTGGTCTCCGAGCTGGAACGCAACCCCCGCGACGCCCGCCTGCAGATGCAGATGGGCATCCTGCTCTACGAGCGGGGCCAGGAGCGCCGCTCCCTGGAGCACCTGCGCCGCGCCGCGGCCCTGGCCCCCCGCGATCCGGAGGTGCTCAACGGCCTGGCCTGGTTTTTGGCCACGGCCCAAGACCCGGCCCTGCGCCGCCCGTCCCAGGCGGTGGCCCTGGCCCAAAAGGCGGTGGCCCTGGCCCCGCTGCCCCACATCTGGGACACCCTGGCCGAGGCCTATTTCGCGGCCGGCCAGCCCCAGCGTGCGGTGGCCGCCGCCCGCGCCGCCCTGGCCGCCCGGCCCGACGAGCGCCACGAGTATTACCAGGCCCAGCTCCGGCGCTTTTTGTCCGCCGCCCAGGGAGCGCGCCCATGA
- a CDS encoding adenylyl-sulfate kinase produces MIPDGFTVWLTGLSCAGKTTLGRLLVGELARRGVAAAHLDGGEARARLGPELGLSPQDHHTANLRAAWAAGLVNRAGAACVVSALAPLAATRRELRAELGQYVEVFLDCPLEQLINRDAGGVYQQALERDGGREFSGLGGPWEPPEDPEVRCLTGQESPRESLDKILAYLEAARLIPPAGERAAPQPQAPSQGEGGAYTPEEEAKLTEQLKDLGYL; encoded by the coding sequence ATGATCCCGGACGGTTTCACCGTCTGGCTCACCGGCCTGTCCTGCGCGGGCAAGACCACCCTGGGCCGCCTGCTGGTGGGTGAGCTGGCCCGGCGCGGGGTGGCCGCCGCCCACCTGGATGGCGGCGAGGCCCGGGCCCGCCTGGGCCCGGAGCTGGGACTAAGCCCCCAAGACCACCACACCGCCAACCTGCGCGCCGCCTGGGCCGCCGGCCTGGTCAACCGGGCCGGAGCCGCCTGCGTGGTCAGCGCCCTCGCCCCCCTGGCCGCCACCCGCCGCGAGCTGCGCGCCGAGCTGGGCCAATACGTGGAGGTGTTTTTGGACTGCCCCCTGGAGCAGCTCATCAACCGCGACGCGGGGGGAGTGTACCAACAGGCCCTGGAGCGCGACGGGGGCAGGGAGTTCAGCGGCCTGGGCGGCCCCTGGGAGCCGCCCGAAGACCCGGAGGTGCGCTGCCTCACCGGCCAGGAGAGCCCCCGGGAGAGTCTGGACAAGATTCTGGCCTACCTGGAAGCGGCCCGCCTGATTCCCCCCGCCGGAGAACGAGCGGCCCCGCAGCCCCAGGCCCCGAGCCAGGGCGAGGGGGGAGCCTACACGCCCGAGGAAGAGGCCAAGCTGACCGAGCAGCTCAAGGATCTGGGTTACCTCTAG